A region from the Panicum hallii strain FIL2 chromosome 1, PHallii_v3.1, whole genome shotgun sequence genome encodes:
- the LOC112895342 gene encoding protein BZR1 homolog 4-like, which produces MAPVRVPSSKERENNRRRERRRRMVTSRIFSGLRAHGNYILPRHCDNNEVLRALCDEAGWIVEADGTTYRRGCRPPPHMRGGFGGSAPVSPGSSYPVTPTAPYGLGSGSPYLTLGGGGGLFYGAAGRAEAGSHGLADWFRRLPGAPDGGASSSSAPVTPQNGSPPQSMLARWAAENNAAAGASNLQPRRAAGLSLYASQQRPMPITMPPSPVSGGAPVANAVDPMRLLAGIQRSTAAAAAAAAANNNRVRAYSPLGTPVRPSLFVAGAPSSMLRAPGPVQGSGGQWAAPAPAARAGGGGDVEMAPREFSFAWEGEAVSQDYADEDALELTLGNSRTRADRA; this is translated from the exons ATGGCGCCGGTGAGGGTGCCCTCGTCCAAGGAGCGGGAGAACAACCGGCGccgggagcgccgccgccgtatGGTGACGTCGAGGATCTTCTCCGGCCTGCGCGCCCACGGCAACTACATCCTCCCCAGGCACTGCGACAACAACGAGGTGCTCAGGGCGCTCTGCGACGAGGCCGGCTGGATCGTCGAGGCCGACGGCACCACCTACCGCAGG GGATGCAGGCCTCCGCCTCATATGCGTGGTGGCTTTGGCGGGTCTGCTCCGGTGAGCCCCGGCTCGTCCTACCCCGTGACCCCGACAGCCCCCTACGGCCTGGGCTCGGGGTCCCCCTACCTCACgctgggcggcgggggcggcctcTTCTACGGCGCCGCCGGCAGGGCCGAGGCCGGCAGCCACGGCCTCGCCGACTGGTTCAGGAGGCTGCCCGGCGCGCCGGACGGTGGCGCGAGCTCGTCCAGCGCGCCGGTGACGCCGCAGAACGGCTCCCCGCCGCAGAGCATGTTGGCGCGCTGGGCCGCGGAAAACAACGCTGCTGCCGGCGCCTCCAACCTGCAGCCGCGCCGGGCCGCCGGCCTCAGCCTCTACGCCTCCCAGCAGCGGCCCATGCCCATCACCATGCCGCCGAGCCCCGTCAGCGGCGGGGCCCCGGTCGCAAATGCGGTCGACCCGATGAGGCTGCTGGCGGGGATCCAGagatccaccgccgccgccgctgcagccGCAGCCGCCAATAACAACAGGGTGCGGGCCTACAGCCCCCTCGGGACGCCGGTCCGCCCGTCTTTGTTTGTTGCCGGGGCTCCCTCCTCTATGCTGCGCGCTCCGGGGCCGGTGCAGGGCAGCGGCGGCCAGTGGGCGGCGCCTGCGCCGGCAGCCcgagccggcggcggaggcgacgtGGAGATGGCGCCGCGCGAGTTCTCGTTCGCGTGGGAGGGGGAGGCAGTAAGCCAGGACTACGCCGACGAGGACGCCCTGGAGCTGACCCTGGGGAACTCGAGGACCCGCGCCGACCGCGCCTGA